A genomic region of Solanum dulcamara chromosome 2, daSolDulc1.2, whole genome shotgun sequence contains the following coding sequences:
- the LOC129879889 gene encoding uncharacterized protein LOC129879889: MDAKKFMQLVEEKKKRALEKKEGHLKWEQKLEASAKVKSDAEAGEKTKAAKHKRKSDSGSDNGSDTDSAYEKKKSTGKSHKKHRKHHSSESVDLDKKDEKSKRKPKRRSSDSSDDSSREYDDDSEERRRRKKRGHKKRRHHDRYSDYNSSNSSDDEDVGRRHHSKYHKRHRRSHPNGSESSSDDDHVAARKRSHTKHHKRHGRLDSDASVSSSVEEKVNRSNHGKHSKRHQRPQSHDSRSSDSEYFRRDRSRSLGKSSDENEELDRKEKHRKNHHRHVHHRHHHSNHKHRRSDEVLKDNHQRHDKNERNGEPVEHTSEVLKESDNSGAHVIQNA, encoded by the coding sequence ATGGATGCCAAGAAGTTTATGCAGTTGGTCgaggagaaaaagaagagagcTCTTGAGAAGAAAGAAGGCCACTTAAAATGGGAGCAAAAACTTGAAGCTTCAGCTAAAGTGAAGTCTGATGCTGAAGCTGGAGAGAAAACCAAGGCAGCTAAGCATAAAAGGAAATCTGACTCAGGGTCTGATAATGGGAGTGACACTGACAGtgcatatgaaaagaaaaaatccaCGGGAAAGTCCCATAAGAAGCACAGGAAGCACCATAGCTCAGAGTCTGTTGATTTGGATAAGAAGGACGAGAAATCCAAGCGGAAGCCAAAGAGAAGGTCCTCTGATTCCAGTGATGATAGCAGTAGGGAATATGATGATGATtcagaagagagaagaagaagaaagaagcgTGGTCACAAGAAGCGTAGGCATCATGATAGATACTCAGATTATAATTCCTCAAACTCTTCAGATGATGAAGACGTGGGAAGAAGACACCATTCAAAGTATCACAAACGTCATCGAAGGTCACACCCAAATGGATCAGAGTCTTCCAGTGATGATGACCATGTTGCAGCTAGGAAACGAAGCCACACAAAGCATCATAAACGTCACGGAAGGTTGGACTCAGATGCTTCTGTCTCTTCTAGTGTTGAAGAAAAAGTGAACCGCAGTAATCACGGAAAACATAGCAAACGTCATCAGAGACCCCAGAGTCACGATTCAAGGTCTTCGGATTCTGAATATTTTAGGCGTGATAGAAGTAGATCCCTAGGAAAATCTTCTGATGAGAATGAGGAATTAGATAGAAAAGAAAAGCACAGGAAGAATCATCATCGACATGTTCATCACCGTCATCACCATTCCAACCATAAGCATCGCCGCTCAGATGAAGTGTTGAAGGACAATCATCAACGTCATGACAAAAACGAAAGAAATGGCGAGCCAGTGGAGCATACATCTGAGGTGCTCAAGGAAAGTGATAACAGTGGTGCTCATGTGATTCAAAATGCTTAG